A stretch of Arachis hypogaea cultivar Tifrunner chromosome 15, arahy.Tifrunner.gnm2.J5K5, whole genome shotgun sequence DNA encodes these proteins:
- the LOC112750460 gene encoding protein SRG1, which yields MEFETARNIGSSIIVPSVQELAKQPITEVPERYVRPNQDPIIVSNTTSLPQVPVIDLSKLLSHDSSDELEKLDHACKEWGFFQLINHGVNPALVENFKKEVQQFFNLPIEKKKEFWQKPGEMEGFGQMFVVSGEHKLEWADLFHIVTLPSYIRKPHLFPRIPQPFRDVLDKYSLEMKKLGDTIIELMSKALKIEPNELLEFSEEGVEAMRMNYYPPCPQPEKVIGLNPHSDVSTLTILLQVNETVGLQVRNNGMWIPIKPLPNSFVINIGDFLEVLTNGIYRSIEHRAIVNSEKERISIATFLNPRHECVIGPAPSLVTPERPATFKKISVRDFLEGYLSQELKGKSQLDVLRIHNGIDK from the exons ATGGAGTTCGAAACGGCCAGGAACATTGGATCCTCAATCATAGTACCTTCAGTGCAGGAACTGGCAAAGCAGCCAATAACGGAAGTTCCAGAACGATATGTTCGTCCAAATCAGGATCCTATAATTGTATCAAACACAACCTCTTTGCCACAAGTTCCAGTCATAGACCTTAGTAAATTATTGTCACATGATTCATCTGATGAGTTAGAGAAGCTTGACCATGCATGCAAAGAATGGGGTTTCTTTCAG CTTATCAACCATGGAGTCAACCCTGCGTTGGTGGAAAATTTCAAGAAAGAAGTTCAACAGTTTTTTAATCTGCCGatagaaaagaagaaggaattcTGGCAGAAACCAGGAGAGATGGAAGGGTTTGGTCAAATGTTTGTTGTATCAGGAGAACACAAGTTAGAATGGGCTGATCTATTCCACATCGTGACTCTTCCATCGTACATAAGAAAGCCTCACTTATTCCCTCGTATTCCGCAACCATTCAG AGATGTGTTAGACAAATATTCTTTGGAAATGAAAAAATTGGGTGATACAATCATTGAGCTTATGTCAAAGGCTCTTAAAATTGAACCCAATGAATTACTAGAGTTCAGCGAAGAAGGAGTTGAAGCAATGAGGATGAATTATTATCCTCCATGTCCTCAACCGGAGAAAGTAATTGGCCTAAATCCTCATTCTGACGTTTCCACCTTGACTATTCTTCTCCAAGTCAATGAAACGGTAGGCCTTCAAGTAAGAAATAATGGAATGTGGATTCCTATTAAACCTCTCCCTAATTCTTTCGTCATCAACATTGGAGATTTTTTGGAG GTATTGACCAATGGAATTTATCGGAGTATTGAACATCGAGCAATAGTTAACTCAGAGAAGGAGAGAATTTCCATAGCTACATTTCTCAATCCTAGACATGAGTGTGTTATAGGTCCGGCACCAAGCCTTGTTACACCTGAAAGGCCTGCAACGTTCAAGAAAATTAGTGTACGAGATTTCTTGGAAGGATATCTATCCCAAGAGCTAAAGGGAAAATCACAGCTTGATGTCTTGAGGATCCATAATGGAATtgataaataa
- the LOC112748667 gene encoding uncharacterized protein, producing MPERRHSKRYDRSVPRNPAHQHETDNDRRHQEAKRTRSDHVIMGAIPFTERILKAKLPKGFDKPTDMKYDGTKDSQEDLTAFKARMNLEGAADAVRGKAFPVTLAGPTIKWFNALPNGSITGFHDISRKFMAQFTTRITKAKHPISLLGVTQKQDESTRKYLDRFNDECLTIDGLTDSVVSLYLTNGLMNEDFRKHLTTKPVWTMHEIQNVARDYINDEEVSQVVAANKRQHGNTPHGNPTSRHNPMPRESQRDQPKQTNTNRPPRIGKFSNYTPLTASITKIYHQIADRGIIPKARQLRERTDSNKTLYCDYHQGYGHRTQDCFDLKDALEQAIRDGKLPEFAKSSENQNARKKTGKSRSTLKKDLKVLAVRDQAPAAIANKTITLPKDCQHSTSAEDAPFVISARIGTGLVRRILVDTGADSNILFRGAFDKLGLRNKNLQTHRNGVTELGDNFLKPNGSIILPLTIGTGSQRKTILSEFVVLKNSTAYNVILGRKTINDLSAVIFTKYLLMKFTAEDGSVGTIHGDRETAVEYDNISLALRERSQNAAGIFLSDLDAHQNPRRTMGGNDKEAK from the exons ATGCCTGAACGACGACATAGCAAAAGGTATGATCGCAGCGTCCCACGCAACCCGGCTCATCAACATGAAACGGACAACGACCGACGACATCAAGAGGCCAAACGCACAAGAAGTGACCACGTGATAATGGGAGCCATTCCCTTCACTGAAAGAATCCTGAAAGCAAAACTCCCTAAAGGCTTCGACAAACCTACGGATATGAAGTACGACGGAACCAAGGACTCCCAGGAGGACCTAACGGCCTtcaaggccaggatgaacctggaaggggCCGCTGACGCGGTCCGAGGTAAGGCCTTCCCAGTAACCCTAGCCGGGCCAACGATTAAATGGTTCAATGCCCTCCCCAACGGATCCATAACTGGCTTCCACGATATCTCACGGAAGTTCATGGCCCAATTCACCACCAGAATTACGAAAGctaaacaccccatcagcttatTAGGGGTCACACAGAAACAAGACGAATCCACACGAAAATACCTGGACCGCTTCAACGATGAATGCCTAACGATTGATGGACTCACGGATTCCGTCGTAAGCCTCTATTTAACCAACGGGCTCATGAACGAAGACTttcgcaaacacctcaccaccaagccagtatggaccatgcacgagatccaaAACGTTGCCAGAGACTACATAAATGACGAGGAGGTTAGCCAGGTCGTCGCCGCCAATAAACGGCAACACGGCAACACTCCACACGGCAACCCGACTTCCCGCCATAATCCGATGCCCAGAGAAAGTCAAAGAGACCAACCCAAACAAACCAACACAAACCGACCACCCAGGATCGGGAAATTCTCGAACTACACCCCCCTGACAGCCTCGATTACCAAGATATACCACCAGATAGCGGATCGGGGTATTATCCCGAAAGCCCGACAACTCAGAGAAAGAACGGACAGCAACAAGACCCTTTACTGCGACTACCACCAAGGTTACGGGCACAGGACACAAGACtgtttcgaccttaaagacgccCTCGAACAAGCTATAagagacggcaaactcccagagTTCGCCaaatcatcagagaaccaaaACGCGCGGAAAAAGACAG GCAAGTCAAGATCAACACTAAAAAAGGACCTCAAAGTCTTGGCTGTCAGAGATCAAGCCCCAGCTGCCATAGCCAACAAAACGATAACTTTGCCCAAGGATTGCCAGCACAGCACCTCGGCCGAAGACGCACCTTTCGTCATCTCGGCGAGAATCGGAACAGGACTAGTTCGGAGAATACTGGTGGACACCGGCGCAGACTCCAACATCCTCTTCCGAggtgccttcgacaagctcgggctTCGCAACAAAAATCTCCAAACACACCGCAACGGTGTCACGGAACTCGGAGACAACTTCCTCAAGCCAAACGGTTCCATCATTCTTCCCCTTACCATAGGGACGGGAAGCCAGAGGAAGACAATCCTGTCCGAGTTCGTGGTCCTCAAGAACTCCACCGCTTATAACGTCATCCTCGGAAGGAAAACAATCAACGACCTCTCCGCcgtcatctttaccaaataccttcTAATGAAGTTCACGGCAGAAGATGGCTCCGTCGGAACCATCCACGGAGACCGGGAAACCGCGGTAGAATACGACAACATCAGCCTAGCCCTACGCGAGAGATCCCAAAACGCGGCAGGAATCTTCCTTTCCGATCTCGATGCACACCAAAATCCACGCAGAACCATGGGAGGAAATGACAAAGAAGCAAAGTAG